One Glycine max cultivar Williams 82 chromosome 8, Glycine_max_v4.0, whole genome shotgun sequence genomic window, TTTTCTCATTGTTGTTTTCCTATTCTCTCTTTTTGTGTGGGTgggatttgttgattttttgtgAAAAGGCTGCAGAAGTCATGATGTCAAGTATGGTTAGATATTCCGATGAAACCTTTTGTTACTTATTTTGCAGAAGTCATGGTTTCATTGATGATGACACAAATAAAGCACTAGATGGCTATGGAGCAAGAAGAGACTAAAAAAGCTTTCTTTATTTTGACTGAAGAGAAGAGAGTAAGCTATTAGAGGATGAAAGGTTGAAGAGAATAAAGAGAGGGTCACATTACATATTTGAAGTGTTTTTCCCTTATAGaatctccatgtatatcctccattgtcttgtggtttggtgctgtttagagtagattcaaaaacgtaaaccgattaaatcttagatctacacttgttcttgcatttctatgattcaaattttataggtctactcttgaatcatgtttttgtgttgattttaggttctatcatttttcagtcataatattcttgtgttgaacctttaaatctaatttttcttccaaaatattgattagaaaaaaaacacaaaaatctaagtgtaaatcatttattccatgttgtcttagagtcatgtttaatcataattattgtcacattatgttctaaacTCTTGTAAGTTGTTGGTTTTCCTTTCCCCAGCCCCTCAAATGTGCATTACGTTGGGGTATTAATGATTTggtttaaagtaattttttaaccatcataattaaaatgtttagttTTTTAACTATCAAATCTGCATGTGTGTGGTGATTATATGTGCCAGGGGAAGAGTGATCGAGCATTAATATACAACTTTTGTGTTGTTCTTTCTTATTAATTTagaagttattgttgtttttgtctGCCACAGTGAAGCTGGAAAAAAGTTGTATTCTCTAATTGCTCTTTCCTTGAATATGGATGAAGATTTCTTTGATAAGATAGGTGCCGTGGACAAACCATCAGCTTTTCTTCGCCTTTTGCGCTATCCACCAGGTTTTCAAGCATTGACTTTACCAAACACTCTGAATAGCATAGCATTATATATGCTTGTAAATGTGCTTCTTCATTTGTATTTCTTTACTATTATTCTGTTCCTAGGCATAATTTTAAACCAATTATAATCCAAATCCAATGAGATCTTATTGGTAATATATAATTCCAACTTGTTATGTTAGGTGAAATGGGACCTCACCAAGAGATATGCTCTGCTCATTCAGATACTGGCGCGCTCACCCTCCTATTGACTGATGGAGTCCTAGGACTACAGGTTCTAACTTCCCTTTTGGTGCAACTTTAACAACTCATTCATGGGACTTGAGACCTTTtgcattttgaaattattttgtaaataacattattcatttttaccttttctttaaacggtaatttttatttgaataatctGACTTACTCTTGATCTGTTATTAACATTAACATTAGATAAGAAtatctttcttcttatttaattttttatatttaagactaAAAAAGAGTATATACTAACAGAAAAGTAGGCACTGTCATACTgcaatttttattctttgaaattaaagttgataattaaatatgtaGGGTGTaagtttcaaaagaaaatataggaTGTCTTTGGTTTTAGGCTTGTACCTTTTGGTCAGCCAATGAGAAAATTTTAGTTAGGTAGTAGAAGtaccatgaaaaataaaatagtgcaTAGGAGCACATGGCGTGTGCTTAGTGCATGTTTAGAAATTACTAGTActtgaaaagataaaaataatcttattaaaagataaattatctaaaatttattaaaacatgCATAGGAATAACTGTAAGGTATTCTTAGGAACTTACATTAAAGAATACTCTctaaaatatctaaaattatTAGGAATAATAGTAAGGTATTGTAAGTTCTTAGGACTCCATACTGGTAATTGAACTAATAAAGGTATTGATAAAAATTTGATGGTCCAACTTTGGTTCAATAATTGTGACACTGGAAATATAGAAATTTGATGACTATTGTTATCttcaaattcacttttaaaATCTATTATTGTGTGCGTCTatttgtttgtgtgttaaacATGTGGTGGGCTGTTTTTGGGTTGCTGTAACTATACAGTGGTAGAATTTTGATGTTGTggtgacactttttttttaagacaaagttgaatattatataatatatattatagagttaattattttatttaggaGATTTgactctaaataaataattatttaagtgaTTTTAATGGGCAAAATGTTTTCTGAAagtcaaaaataaaacattaggTGTTTAAGAGATTTTGTAATTGTAGAGTTATCTTTAATTAGCTTAGATTAtagatgattttatttattgagaTTATTGTTTCATTACtttacatatttcttttatttgataattattatttaataataatttgaatataatattttgtactACTTGAATACTGTTTAGattgattatattttcaatttgcaGGATTGAATAGTATtaacaaaacatacaaaatattaaaaaaaatgcaaaaataacATCGGTTCTTCCGGAATCAATGTTGTAATATATcatacaacattggttttgcctaaaattgatgttgtaaggttcaatacaacatcgattttgacaaaactgatgttgtatggTGCattacaacattgatttttgtcaaaatcaatgttgtttttatattttttttgtatatttctactatacaacatcgatttttacacAACGTCGATTTttgtaaaaatcgatgttgaattgtgtattttaacatcaatttaatgTTGGTAATTTCAACATCAG contains:
- the LOC100817408 gene encoding uncharacterized protein; the protein is MVLVERLVDRKAEIMESLLVRIGTAREEMKHVKNFDYVVVNAKGKLDNAVKLMESIIDARKLGFVRGLLSYNGQSTCEAGKKLYSLIALSLNMDEDFFDKIGAVDKPSAFLRLLRYPPGEMGPHQEICSAHSDTGALTLLLTDGVLGLQVLTSLLVQL